From a single Bacillus pumilus genomic region:
- the thrS gene encoding threonine--tRNA ligase encodes MSEQIQLTFPDGAVKEFDKTATTEDIAASISPGLKKKALAGKLNGKEIDLRTPLLESGTIEIITDKSEEALDIMRHSTAHLLAQAIKRLYGKEHHVQFGVGPVIENGFYYDVDIDVAITPEDLPKIEKEMKKIINSNLPIERIEVSREEAKKRFETIGDELKLELLEAIPEGEAVTIYEQGEFFDLCRGIHLPSTGKIKEFKLLSLAGAYWRGDSNNQMLQRIYGTAFFNKEDLNEHLRLLEEAKERDHRKLGKELKLFANSQKVGQGLPLWLPKGATIRRVIERYIVDKEVRLGYEHVYTPVLANVDLYKTSGHWAHYQEDMFPVMEMDNEDLVLRPMNCPHHMMIYKNEPHSYRELPIRIAELGTMHRYEMSGALSGLQRVRGMTLNDAHIFVRPDQIKEEFIRTVRLIEEVYQDFGLNDYTFRLSYRDPEDIEKYFDDDAMWNKAQSMLKDAMDELGHDYYEAEGEAAFYGPKLDVQVKTALGKEETLSTVQLDFLLPERFDLTYIGEDGKHHRPVVIHRGVVSTMERFVAFLIEEYKGALPTWLAPVQFQVIPVSPSVHLDYAKKVQERLQLEGLRVELDSRDEKIGYKIREAQMQKIPYMLVVGDQEAENGAVNVRKYGEQDSETMDLEAFVKHAVAEAKK; translated from the coding sequence ATGTCAGAACAAATTCAACTTACATTTCCAGATGGAGCAGTCAAGGAGTTTGACAAAACAGCTACAACAGAAGACATCGCGGCATCAATTAGCCCAGGCCTAAAGAAAAAAGCGCTTGCCGGTAAATTGAACGGTAAAGAAATAGATCTGCGTACGCCGCTATTAGAAAGTGGAACAATCGAGATCATCACAGATAAAAGTGAAGAAGCACTCGACATTATGCGCCATAGCACAGCGCATTTGCTAGCACAGGCGATTAAACGTCTTTATGGAAAAGAGCATCACGTTCAGTTTGGCGTAGGACCTGTGATTGAAAACGGCTTCTACTACGATGTGGACATCGATGTTGCCATCACACCTGAAGATTTACCAAAGATTGAAAAAGAAATGAAGAAAATTATTAACAGCAATCTGCCAATTGAGCGAATTGAAGTATCAAGAGAAGAAGCGAAAAAGCGCTTTGAAACGATTGGTGATGAATTGAAGCTTGAGCTGTTAGAGGCGATTCCAGAAGGTGAAGCCGTGACGATTTATGAGCAAGGCGAATTCTTCGACTTATGCCGCGGCATTCACTTGCCATCAACAGGGAAAATCAAAGAGTTTAAGCTGTTAAGCCTTGCAGGTGCATACTGGAGAGGTGACAGCAACAATCAAATGCTTCAGCGTATTTATGGTACAGCTTTCTTCAACAAAGAAGATTTAAATGAGCATTTACGTCTACTTGAAGAAGCGAAAGAACGTGATCACCGTAAGCTAGGAAAAGAGCTGAAACTGTTTGCGAACTCCCAAAAGGTAGGTCAAGGTCTTCCGCTTTGGCTCCCAAAAGGCGCAACGATCCGCCGCGTCATTGAGCGTTACATTGTCGATAAAGAAGTACGCCTTGGTTATGAGCATGTGTATACACCAGTTCTTGCGAATGTCGACTTGTATAAAACTTCAGGACACTGGGCGCATTATCAAGAAGACATGTTCCCTGTGATGGAAATGGACAATGAAGATCTTGTTCTTCGTCCGATGAACTGTCCACACCATATGATGATTTACAAAAACGAGCCGCATAGCTATCGTGAATTACCAATTCGTATTGCAGAGCTTGGTACAATGCACCGCTATGAAATGTCAGGTGCTTTATCCGGCCTTCAGCGTGTTCGTGGGATGACTTTAAACGATGCACATATCTTTGTTCGTCCAGATCAAATTAAAGAAGAGTTCATTCGTACAGTTCGTCTCATCGAAGAAGTGTATCAAGACTTTGGCTTGAATGACTACACATTCCGCTTATCTTACCGTGATCCAGAAGATATTGAGAAGTATTTCGACGATGATGCGATGTGGAATAAAGCGCAATCGATGCTAAAAGATGCAATGGACGAGCTAGGTCATGACTATTATGAAGCAGAAGGCGAAGCGGCATTTTATGGTCCGAAGCTAGACGTTCAAGTGAAGACAGCTCTTGGAAAAGAAGAGACGTTGTCTACTGTACAGCTTGATTTCTTACTTCCGGAGCGCTTCGATCTCACCTATATCGGAGAAGATGGCAAGCACCATCGTCCAGTCGTCATTCATAGAGGTGTTGTTTCTACAATGGAACGCTTTGTTGCCTTCTTAATTGAAGAGTACAAAGGAGCTCTTCCAACATGGCTGGCACCTGTACAATTCCAAGTCATCCCGGTTTCACCGTCTGTCCATTTAGACTATGCGAAAAAAGTACAAGAACGTTTGCAGCTTGAAGGACTTCGTGTAGAGCTTGACAGCCGTGATGAAAAGATTGGATACAAAATTAGAGAAGCGCAAATGCAAAAGATCCCGTACATGCTAGTGGTTGGAGATCAAGAAGCCGAAAATGGCGCAGTCAATGTAAGAAAATACGGAGAGCAAGATTCAGAAACAATGGATCTTGAAGCGTTTGTGAAACATGCAGTAGCAGAAGCGAAAAAATAA
- a CDS encoding DUF1294 domain-containing protein, whose protein sequence is MNFTVILLLILVNGYGFFLMGEDKRRAKAHKWRISEAHLWSAAVLFGAAGSYLGMQYFRHKTKHPAFQIGMPVLIMVQLIILGYIQFI, encoded by the coding sequence ATGAATTTCACTGTCATTCTACTGCTGATCTTGGTAAATGGCTATGGTTTTTTTCTCATGGGAGAGGACAAACGCCGGGCAAAAGCGCATAAATGGAGAATTTCAGAGGCGCACTTATGGAGTGCTGCCGTGCTTTTTGGGGCTGCTGGATCATATCTAGGGATGCAGTATTTCCGCCACAAAACAAAGCATCCTGCCTTTCAAATTGGCATGCCTGTGTTAATCATGGTGCAGTTGATCATATTGGGATATATTCAATTCATCTGA
- the lrgB gene encoding antiholin-like protein LrgB: protein MGTSTMSPYFGIVVSLVAFGIGTFLFKKSKGFFLFTPLFVAMVLGILFLKIGGFSYADYNEGGKIIKFFLEPATIAFAIPLYKQRALLKKYWWQILSAIFVGSLCSITIVYIVSKGIHLDAAVMKSMLPQAATTAIALPIAKDIGGIADITAFAVIFNAVIVYALGAFFLKWFRIKNPVAKGLALGTSGHALGVSVGIEMGEVEAAMASIAVVVVGVVTVIVIPIFLQLIL from the coding sequence ATGGGTACAAGTACGATGAGTCCATATTTTGGTATAGTCGTTTCATTAGTCGCCTTTGGGATCGGTACATTCTTATTTAAAAAATCAAAAGGCTTCTTCTTATTTACCCCACTTTTTGTGGCGATGGTATTAGGCATTTTATTTTTGAAAATCGGCGGTTTTTCTTACGCAGATTATAATGAAGGCGGCAAGATCATCAAGTTTTTCTTAGAGCCTGCAACCATTGCTTTCGCCATTCCGCTTTATAAGCAGCGGGCTTTGCTTAAAAAATATTGGTGGCAGATTTTATCTGCTATTTTTGTCGGTTCACTTTGTTCCATTACGATCGTATATATCGTATCAAAAGGGATTCATCTTGATGCGGCTGTAATGAAAAGTATGCTCCCACAGGCAGCTACGACAGCAATTGCACTTCCGATCGCGAAGGATATTGGCGGAATCGCAGATATTACAGCCTTTGCGGTCATCTTTAACGCAGTGATTGTGTATGCACTAGGTGCTTTCTTCTTAAAATGGTTTCGCATTAAAAACCCAGTGGCAAAAGGACTTGCACTCGGTACATCAGGGCATGCGCTTGGCGTGTCTGTTGGGATTGAAATGGGAGAAGTGGAAGCAGCCATGGCAAGTATCGCTGTTGTGGTCGTAGGAGTGGTGACCGTTATTGTCATCCCAATTTTTCTGCAATTGATTCTTTAA
- the lrgA gene encoding antiholin-like murein hydrolase modulator LrgA, with the protein MSATKVYGFLSQAFIFATVMFVSNLISMYLPIPMPASVIGLVLLFVLLTTKIVKLEQVEQLGTSLTGLISFLFVPSGISVIQSLGVMQEVGVQVVGVIIIATIMLLAATGLFSQLLMQLSEKPQKRKETKESKSTPSHSNKPASSTH; encoded by the coding sequence ATGAGTGCCACTAAAGTATATGGATTTCTATCTCAAGCATTTATCTTTGCAACCGTAATGTTCGTTTCTAATCTCATTTCAATGTATTTACCAATTCCGATGCCTGCATCTGTAATTGGTTTGGTTCTATTATTTGTTTTGCTGACAACGAAAATCGTCAAACTGGAACAGGTTGAGCAATTAGGTACTTCATTAACAGGGCTCATTAGCTTTCTATTTGTTCCCTCTGGTATCTCGGTTATTCAATCACTTGGTGTCATGCAAGAAGTCGGGGTGCAAGTCGTCGGCGTCATTATCATTGCAACCATTATGCTGCTTGCAGCGACAGGGCTGTTCTCGCAGCTTCTTATGCAATTATCCGAAAAACCTCAGAAACGCAAAGAGACAAAGGAGAGTAAATCGACTCCTTCTCATTCCAATAAACCAGCTTCAAGTACGCATTAA
- a CDS encoding sigma-w pathway protein ysdB, translating into MFVILVRLALVALLVYIFYMAVKFFSNPRRKLKQAQLKEGFYFMDEQQNARKNFNFVYKGVLFEGEKHVPSKDHPLFVHSIYVWTESPEKLNEFTLEDFEKLEENIIERYPQTKIDWDQPIKKIKQKKGADTPS; encoded by the coding sequence ATGTTTGTAATCCTCGTTAGACTTGCTCTTGTTGCACTGCTTGTCTACATCTTCTACATGGCGGTAAAATTCTTCTCAAATCCGAGAAGAAAGCTGAAACAAGCACAATTAAAAGAAGGCTTTTATTTTATGGACGAACAACAAAATGCACGCAAAAATTTTAATTTCGTCTATAAAGGTGTCTTGTTTGAAGGGGAGAAGCATGTTCCTTCTAAGGATCATCCTCTGTTTGTCCACTCCATTTACGTTTGGACCGAGTCACCTGAGAAGCTAAATGAATTTACATTAGAAGACTTTGAAAAATTAGAGGAAAACATTATTGAACGATATCCTCAAACAAAAATTGATTGGGATCAGCCCATAAAAAAAATCAAACAAAAAAAAGGAGCAGACACGCCGTCCTAA
- a CDS encoding sensor histidine kinase yields the protein MLHLIIMMIERVGIIVILGFVLAHVKGFRNLLLHNEGFRKKAVLVFIFASFSIVSNYTGIEIQQQIVMNHEFSYHLGSSSSIANTRIMGIEMGGLIGGPFVGIGAGLLAGIHRYSLGGSTALSCAISSILAGVIAGYVGSRFKRKNRMVTPRQAALFGVAMESLQMMIILLFARPFADAWGLVSIIALPMIFVNGIGSFIFLSILQSVIRQEEQAKAMQTHRVFSIADQTLPFFRQGLNEQSCRSVAEIIHRLTETDAVSLTDTEKILAHVGDGTDHHIPSKSLITGLSKQVLMSGKIMKAHSKNEINCSVTHCPLQAAIVLPLTSNGQTIGTLKMYFNSPVGLSRVEEELAEGLAMLFSTQLELGEAETQSRLLKDAEIKALQAQVNPHFLFNAINTISVLCRTNVEMARKLLLQLSIYFRSNLQGARQLLIPLHKEIQHVEAYLSLEQARFPDKYHVAFQIEKELEQVMIPPFVLQVLVENAVRHAFPKHQTSCEVVVSALMKEGHVYMKVTDNGQGIENDKMAQLLKTPVESKEGTGTALFNLDQRLRGIFGRQAALSIHSGQGTEISFRIPMDYVKKDDFR from the coding sequence TTGCTTCATTTAATTATCATGATGATCGAGCGTGTCGGGATCATCGTTATTTTAGGGTTTGTTCTTGCCCATGTGAAGGGCTTTCGCAATCTATTGCTTCATAATGAAGGGTTTCGGAAAAAGGCAGTCCTTGTCTTTATTTTTGCTTCTTTTAGTATTGTCAGCAATTACACAGGCATTGAAATACAGCAGCAGATCGTGATGAATCATGAATTTTCCTATCATCTTGGCTCATCAAGCTCGATCGCCAATACGAGAATTATGGGGATTGAAATGGGCGGATTGATAGGTGGTCCATTTGTTGGTATAGGCGCTGGACTTTTAGCTGGCATTCATCGCTATTCACTAGGAGGGAGCACGGCACTCAGTTGTGCAATTTCTTCCATTTTAGCCGGTGTGATTGCAGGCTATGTGGGCAGCAGATTTAAGCGGAAAAATCGAATGGTGACACCTCGACAAGCCGCCCTTTTTGGTGTGGCGATGGAATCCTTGCAGATGATGATTATCCTTCTGTTTGCGAGACCATTTGCGGATGCTTGGGGGCTTGTGAGCATCATTGCCTTGCCGATGATTTTTGTGAATGGAATTGGCAGCTTTATCTTTTTATCAATCTTACAGTCAGTCATTCGGCAAGAAGAGCAGGCAAAGGCAATGCAGACACATCGTGTATTTTCGATTGCCGATCAAACGCTGCCTTTTTTCAGACAAGGGTTAAATGAACAATCGTGTAGAAGTGTGGCGGAGATCATTCATCGATTAACAGAAACAGATGCGGTCTCCTTAACCGATACAGAAAAGATTTTAGCACATGTTGGAGACGGGACAGATCATCATATTCCTTCGAAAAGCCTGATTACAGGACTGTCAAAACAAGTATTGATGAGCGGTAAGATTATGAAGGCGCATTCGAAAAATGAAATCAATTGTTCAGTCACTCATTGCCCGCTTCAAGCGGCGATTGTGCTGCCTCTCACCTCCAATGGTCAAACGATCGGAACGTTAAAAATGTACTTTAACTCTCCAGTCGGATTAAGCAGGGTAGAAGAGGAGCTTGCAGAAGGTTTGGCGATGCTGTTTTCTACACAGCTTGAGCTTGGGGAGGCAGAAACCCAAAGCCGCCTGCTAAAAGATGCAGAGATCAAAGCGCTTCAAGCGCAAGTGAATCCGCACTTCTTATTTAACGCCATTAATACTATCTCTGTCTTGTGCAGAACGAATGTAGAGATGGCTAGGAAACTGCTGCTACAACTGAGCATTTATTTTCGATCCAATTTGCAAGGCGCACGCCAGCTGCTCATTCCACTGCATAAAGAAATTCAGCATGTAGAAGCATATTTGTCGCTGGAACAAGCGAGGTTTCCAGATAAATATCATGTGGCGTTTCAAATTGAAAAGGAGCTGGAGCAGGTGATGATTCCGCCCTTTGTGCTTCAGGTGCTTGTTGAAAACGCAGTGAGACACGCTTTTCCAAAACATCAAACGAGTTGTGAAGTCGTCGTTTCTGCTTTGATGAAAGAGGGGCATGTCTATATGAAAGTGACGGATAATGGACAGGGAATCGAGAATGACAAGATGGCTCAGCTATTAAAAACGCCTGTTGAATCCAAAGAAGGAACAGGTACGGCTCTTTTTAATTTAGATCAGCGGTTAAGAGGCATTTTTGGCAGACAGGCCGCTTTATCCATTCATAGCGGCCAAGGCACTGAAATCTCATTTCGCATTCCAATGGACTATGTAAAAAAGGATGATTTTCGTTGA
- a CDS encoding methyl-accepting chemotaxis protein has protein sequence MMQTTNTLSSQVLEESAVLRALEHSLAMIEFDVTGEVLWVNDIFAKAMGYSKQEMIGLKHRQFCPPHIAEHASYHIFWKRLKEGQVFQEKVQRMAKNGDRLWLEATYTPVRNEEGQIVGIVKVATDITERENTMKQVVDDLKEMSAKLMERAEVGIRHSQRVNISFDHIANETDQNMSLLEGLTEQVEFISSIAATINSISSQTQLLALNAAIEAAHAGSYGNGFSVVAAEIRKLATDSKEAIVKVDQYVKAIHTEVEKVSSGTSRAKTTVFTNRDLVKQASEEFMNVGEAARSLDQQAQSLAAIV, from the coding sequence ATGATGCAAACAACAAACACTTTATCATCACAAGTATTGGAGGAATCAGCGGTTCTTCGTGCATTAGAGCACTCATTGGCAATGATTGAATTTGATGTGACAGGCGAAGTTCTATGGGTCAATGATATTTTTGCAAAAGCCATGGGATATTCGAAACAAGAGATGATTGGTTTAAAACATAGACAGTTCTGTCCTCCGCATATCGCAGAACATGCAAGCTATCACATATTTTGGAAGCGTTTGAAAGAGGGTCAAGTCTTTCAGGAAAAGGTGCAGCGGATGGCGAAGAATGGTGACAGATTATGGCTTGAAGCGACATATACACCTGTCCGCAATGAAGAGGGACAAATAGTGGGTATTGTGAAAGTCGCAACAGACATAACAGAGAGAGAAAACACGATGAAACAGGTCGTAGACGACTTAAAAGAGATGTCTGCGAAATTAATGGAGCGTGCAGAAGTGGGCATCCGGCATAGTCAAAGAGTCAATATCTCCTTTGATCATATAGCAAACGAAACAGATCAAAATATGAGCTTGCTAGAAGGATTAACGGAGCAGGTTGAGTTCATCAGTTCCATTGCTGCAACCATTAACAGCATTTCCTCACAAACCCAGCTTCTTGCATTAAATGCGGCGATTGAAGCTGCCCATGCAGGTTCGTATGGAAATGGATTTAGTGTGGTAGCGGCAGAGATTCGAAAGCTTGCGACTGATTCAAAAGAGGCGATCGTCAAGGTAGATCAATATGTGAAGGCGATTCATACAGAAGTAGAGAAGGTCAGTAGTGGAACGAGCCGGGCCAAGACAACCGTGTTTACAAACCGTGATCTTGTGAAGCAGGCAAGCGAAGAATTTATGAATGTAGGAGAAGCAGCGCGCAGCTTAGACCAGCAAGCGCAAAGTCTAGCGGCAATTGTTTAG
- a CDS encoding HAD family hydrolase, which produces MKAVFFDLDDTLLWDEKSIHTTFQETCREAEKKYGLNPETFEQIVREEARKLYSSYETYDYTVMIGINPFEGLWSNFSEPISEGFQKLNALAPEYRKNAWTNGLKEAGIDDEAFGQYLADFFAAERRKRPYVYEETYPVLDRLKGSYELLLLTNGDPSLQKEKLAGVPELAPYFNEIVISGDYGKGKPDPGIFEHCLQLLNLTKDDVIMVGDNPKTDILGASRAGIQTVWINRHGKKNETDVTPDYEIKDLHELFDILK; this is translated from the coding sequence ATGAAAGCCGTATTTTTCGATTTAGATGATACTTTGCTTTGGGATGAAAAAAGCATTCACACAACTTTTCAGGAAACATGCCGCGAAGCGGAAAAGAAATATGGACTGAACCCCGAAACGTTTGAACAGATTGTCCGTGAAGAAGCAAGGAAGCTGTACTCTTCCTATGAAACATATGATTATACTGTCATGATCGGAATTAATCCTTTCGAAGGACTATGGTCCAATTTTAGTGAACCGATTAGCGAAGGCTTTCAAAAGCTGAACGCCCTTGCACCAGAGTATCGCAAAAACGCTTGGACCAATGGCTTAAAAGAAGCGGGAATTGACGATGAGGCATTTGGACAATATTTAGCTGATTTCTTTGCAGCAGAGCGTAGAAAACGTCCATATGTGTATGAAGAAACGTATCCTGTTTTAGACCGCCTGAAAGGTAGCTACGAATTGCTCCTTTTAACAAACGGAGATCCTAGTCTTCAAAAGGAAAAGCTGGCAGGGGTTCCTGAGCTTGCACCTTATTTTAATGAAATTGTGATTTCAGGAGATTATGGGAAGGGTAAACCTGATCCTGGTATCTTTGAGCACTGCCTTCAGCTGTTAAACCTAACAAAAGACGATGTGATCATGGTGGGAGACAATCCAAAAACAGATATTCTTGGGGCATCTCGCGCTGGCATTCAAACTGTCTGGATCAATCGCCATGGGAAAAAGAATGAAACAGATGTAACGCCCGATTATGAAATTAAAGACTTACATGAGTTGTTTGATATATTAAAATAG
- the rpmI gene encoding 50S ribosomal protein L35 → MPKMKTHRGSAKRFKKTGSGKLKRSHAYTSHLFANKSTKQKRKLRKSAIVSAGDFKRIKQQLANIK, encoded by the coding sequence ATGCCAAAAATGAAAACTCACCGCGGATCTGCTAAACGTTTCAAAAAAACAGGTTCTGGTAAACTTAAACGTTCTCATGCGTACACAAGTCACTTGTTCGCTAACAAATCTACAAAGCAAAAACGTAAATTGCGTAAGAGCGCAATCGTAAGTGCTGGAGATTTCAAACGTATCAAACAACAACTTGCAAACATCAAGTAA
- the ytxC gene encoding putative sporulation protein YtxC — protein sequence MLEIIFEDEYDTAAFLHLAEHLDSRHHMSIQQGKDRLLIEAKESEEGLEPIVRPLLIHFFLECKENERMRSILENTYLFKDPEEQHQILSIAHSIMNGDLDDIPGIHQEPSREALLKKELETISLQQGIFSIGSFMTFRLSEYDRRLKNYVEVSIEEYKMEQEYQNFIQSLRDYVMSREPKLEKVHVVHQDRLVIWEFRYASERDQKQYIDRQFVREHPMYIDSQLIAPLVSIAPQKIDLFTNDTGHSMVQTIQNIFQERVEVFPAHSFQEQNVQFVHDHLEQKSEKLS from the coding sequence ATGCTTGAAATAATCTTTGAAGATGAATATGATACCGCCGCTTTTTTACATCTTGCTGAACACTTGGACAGTCGGCATCACATGTCAATTCAACAAGGGAAAGACCGGCTTCTCATAGAGGCGAAGGAATCAGAAGAAGGACTTGAGCCCATTGTGCGGCCATTACTGATTCACTTTTTTTTGGAATGCAAAGAAAATGAGCGTATGCGCAGCATTCTTGAAAACACCTATTTATTTAAAGATCCTGAAGAGCAGCACCAAATTCTTTCAATTGCCCACAGCATCATGAATGGGGATTTAGATGATATTCCCGGCATTCATCAAGAACCGTCAAGAGAAGCCCTGCTAAAAAAGGAGCTTGAGACGATTTCTTTACAACAAGGTATTTTTTCAATTGGTTCATTTATGACGTTTAGGCTGTCAGAGTATGACAGGAGGCTGAAGAACTATGTTGAAGTCTCCATTGAAGAATACAAAATGGAACAAGAATATCAAAACTTCATTCAATCGCTTCGAGACTATGTGATGTCAAGAGAACCGAAGCTCGAAAAAGTACATGTTGTGCATCAGGACCGCCTGGTGATTTGGGAATTTCGCTACGCTTCTGAGCGTGATCAAAAACAATACATAGACAGACAGTTTGTAAGAGAGCATCCAATGTATATTGATTCGCAGCTAATTGCACCACTCGTCTCCATCGCACCGCAAAAGATTGACCTATTTACAAATGATACGGGTCACTCGATGGTACAGACCATTCAAAATATTTTTCAAGAAAGGGTCGAAGTATTCCCAGCTCATTCATTTCAAGAACAGAATGTTCAATTCGTACATGACCATTTGGAGCAGAAAAGTGAAAAGCTTTCTTGA
- the infC gene encoding translation initiation factor IF-3, giving the protein MSKDQLVNEGIRAREVRLIGQNGDQLGIKTRQEALEIATKANLDLVLVAANAKPPVCRIMDYGKFRFEQQKKEKEARKNQKIISLKEVRLSPTIDEHDFNTKLRNAIKFLEKGDKVKASIRFKGRAITHKEIGQRVLDRFSEACAEVATVETKPKMDGRSMFLMLAPKVEK; this is encoded by the coding sequence ATTAGCAAAGATCAATTAGTTAATGAAGGTATTCGTGCGCGTGAAGTTCGTTTGATCGGACAAAATGGCGATCAGCTGGGGATTAAAACCCGCCAGGAAGCTCTGGAAATTGCTACGAAAGCCAATCTTGACCTTGTGTTAGTTGCTGCAAATGCAAAACCACCTGTTTGCCGAATCATGGACTATGGTAAGTTCCGATTCGAACAGCAGAAGAAGGAAAAAGAGGCACGTAAGAATCAAAAAATCATTAGCTTAAAAGAAGTTCGGTTGAGCCCGACAATCGATGAACATGATTTTAACACGAAGCTCCGTAATGCAATCAAATTCCTTGAAAAGGGAGATAAAGTGAAAGCTTCTATCCGCTTTAAAGGCCGTGCGATTACGCATAAAGAAATCGGACAGCGCGTGTTAGACCGTTTCTCTGAAGCTTGCGCTGAAGTAGCAACAGTAGAAACAAAACCTAAGATGGACGGACGTAGCATGTTCCTCATGCTTGCACCAAAAGTCGAAAAGTAA
- a CDS encoding LytR/AlgR family response regulator transcription factor produces the protein MINVLIVDDEVLARDELKYLLRRTKEDVQIEEAENIESAFDRMVDHKPDLLFLDIDLSGENGFDIAKRLNRMSDPPAIVFATAFDQYALKAFEVSALDYLTKPFDEERLLQTIQKFKKWKSVETQEHQLSDEKIPQQQKLAISVDDSIVILQVEEIMYVGLSEGKKIVKTKDHMYEVTEPLVVIEKKLPEAYFMRVHRSYIVNTSHMKEVQPWFNSTYNLHMTDGSIIPVSRTYAKELKKSLLLE, from the coding sequence TTGATAAACGTATTAATCGTAGATGATGAAGTGTTAGCAAGAGACGAATTAAAATACTTATTACGCAGAACGAAAGAGGATGTTCAAATAGAGGAGGCAGAAAATATAGAATCTGCTTTTGATCGGATGGTGGATCATAAGCCGGACCTGCTCTTTTTGGACATTGATTTATCTGGTGAGAATGGATTTGATATTGCCAAAAGGCTTAACCGGATGTCTGATCCGCCAGCGATTGTATTTGCCACAGCCTTTGATCAATATGCGCTGAAGGCATTTGAGGTGAGTGCGCTTGATTATTTAACAAAACCTTTTGATGAAGAGCGGCTTTTGCAGACGATCCAAAAGTTTAAAAAGTGGAAATCTGTTGAGACGCAAGAGCACCAGCTATCAGACGAGAAAATCCCCCAACAGCAAAAATTAGCCATCTCAGTCGACGACTCCATTGTGATCCTGCAAGTGGAAGAGATCATGTATGTAGGGCTCAGTGAGGGAAAAAAGATTGTGAAAACAAAGGATCACATGTACGAGGTCACAGAACCGCTTGTGGTCATTGAAAAGAAACTCCCTGAGGCTTACTTTATGAGGGTTCATCGAAGCTATATCGTAAACACCTCTCATATGAAGGAAGTACAGCCGTGGTTTAATTCGACGTATAATCTGCATATGACAGACGGGTCGATTATTCCTGTCAGCCGCACGTATGCCAAAGAACTAAAGAAGTCGCTCCTGCTAGAGTAG
- the rplT gene encoding 50S ribosomal protein L20 has product MPRVKGGTVSRQRRKKVLKLAKGYFGSKHRLYKVANQQVMKSGNYAFRDRRQKKRDFRKLWITRINAAARMNGLSYSRLMHGLKLSGIEVNRKMLADLAVNDLSAFNQLADAAKAQLDK; this is encoded by the coding sequence ATGCCAAGAGTAAAAGGCGGAACTGTGTCGCGTCAGCGTCGTAAAAAGGTTCTTAAATTAGCAAAAGGTTATTTCGGTTCAAAACATAGATTATACAAAGTAGCAAACCAACAGGTGATGAAATCTGGAAACTACGCTTTCCGTGACCGTCGTCAGAAAAAACGTGACTTCCGTAAACTATGGATCACTCGTATCAATGCTGCAGCTCGTATGAACGGTCTTTCTTACAGCCGTTTAATGCATGGCTTAAAGCTTTCTGGTATCGAAGTAAACCGCAAAATGCTTGCTGACCTTGCTGTGAATGACCTAAGCGCATTCAATCAGCTTGCTGATGCTGCAAAAGCACAACTAGACAAGTAA